A genomic stretch from Halorhodospira halophila SL1 includes:
- a CDS encoding NAD-glutamate dehydrogenase, whose product MTGGGDWQQDGSDDPRRHLLGLIGKRWPQQQADDLGRFLVRYHARVAAEDLEDRTPEDLFGAAVAHWRLAGRRSPGESAIHVYNPDPEQHGWESRHTVVDLVVDDRAFLIDSVTMALQQQGLTIHRLFHPVLAVWQREQGEGVDPVDDPDAPLTAFMHFEVDRRTAPEELERLRQRLQAVLADVATVVDDWRCMRSRLLAAADELQERPPPALAAAERAEVDAFLRWAAEHHFTFIGYRAYRLCQGDDGLCLVPEPEGAYGILRDAPADVSVRFAALPPEVQQRALEPEPLILTQSNSRSPVHRPGPMDYLGVKRFDEQGRVVGEHRFLGLYTSAAYYRSAQEIPLLRRKVAAVLQRAGYPPESHAGKALLNILETYPRDELFQIDVDELERIARAVLHLRERPRVRLLVRYDPWQRFASCLVYVPRERYDTANRQRIQGCLEQALGAPESDFSVQLGESLLARIRFILPLPGPGVPDVNLRALEQRLAEAVRSWADGLQEALQERLGEEQGSRLAQRYADAFPVAYRQTVPTRVAAQDVERVERVNAGVGPQMVLYHPLEAGDGGLRFKLFHGARPASLSDALPVLEHMGLRVVDEQPFEVLAADAPVCWIHDFGLSWEGAGRFDTQSVAERFRDAFAAVWAQAAESDGFNRLVLAAGLDWREVALLRAYARYLRQIGSAFSQAYMAETLAAHPRIAALLVALFHARFDPERADAERAAAEVVAIREALHGVASLDQDRILRQLLAALEATVRTNHYAVQPGAPLALKLRPAGIPDLPRPVPWAEVFVYAPAFEGVHLRGGEVARGGLRWSTRREDYRSEVLGLMKAQIVKNAAIVPVGAKGGFVVKDLPEAGAAQREAVRAAYRAYIDALLQITDNLRDGRAVAPQGVLRHDGDDPYLVVAADKGTASFSDLANSVSAAHAFWLDDAFASGGSAGYDHKAMGITARGAWESVRRHFRELGRDVQRESVTVVGIGDMSGDVFGNGMLCSEQIRLLAAFDHRHVFIDPEPDPARAYAERQRLFALEASSWADYDPDRISAGGGVYPRSAKSVSLSAEACRALGIETAELTPDELIQAVLRAPVDLLWNGGIGTYVKAREQSHAEVGDKATDSVRVDARQLRCRVVGEGGNLGFTQAARVEYAAAGGRINTDAIDNVGGVACSDYEVNIKILLNGARDDGELTGRHRDALLAEMTEQVAERVLETCRAQAGALSLAEAEAPARLDEHVELMRRLERDGILDRSLEGLPDDEALAERAARGVGLLRPELAVLLAYAKIVTQRELRATALLDEAFMEPLLFEYFPPALGERYPERIRRHRLRRELIATAAANRVVNRMGETFCVRMAARSGCAVAEVVRAWYVAEAMFGLDTAWEGVEARVDDVEHAVVTERLQGLRDLHEHATLWLLRNAGAEVGEAGAAAAVARVQPSLQRLSEHLVELLPDAQADALMAEGQRLEQAGLPPALARRVAALPALYPALDWVKVAEATGADELAIAASYFQLVERLGLAELRHRLERLEAQDGWQVRFREGLVADYDLQLRGLTAQLVTARGADPAAVEPLLDERRVAVERLQAVLTEVQQGAAPGSAVLAVAVQELKALVQVGDARRFSEP is encoded by the coding sequence ATGACGGGTGGTGGTGACTGGCAGCAGGACGGCAGCGACGACCCGCGTCGACACCTGCTCGGCCTGATCGGCAAGCGCTGGCCCCAGCAGCAGGCGGACGATCTGGGGCGGTTCCTGGTCCGCTACCACGCCCGAGTGGCCGCCGAGGATCTGGAGGATCGGACCCCCGAGGACCTCTTCGGCGCGGCCGTGGCCCACTGGCGCCTGGCCGGCCGTCGCTCGCCCGGCGAGTCGGCCATCCACGTCTACAACCCGGATCCCGAGCAGCACGGCTGGGAGAGCCGGCATACAGTGGTTGACCTGGTGGTCGACGACCGGGCCTTCCTGATCGACTCTGTGACCATGGCCCTGCAGCAGCAGGGGCTGACCATTCACCGGCTGTTCCATCCGGTGCTGGCGGTGTGGCAGCGCGAGCAGGGCGAGGGCGTCGATCCGGTGGACGATCCCGACGCCCCGCTGACGGCGTTCATGCACTTCGAGGTCGATCGGCGCACAGCCCCGGAGGAGCTCGAGCGCCTGCGGCAGCGACTGCAGGCGGTGCTCGCAGACGTGGCCACCGTGGTGGACGACTGGCGATGCATGCGCAGCCGGCTCCTGGCCGCCGCCGACGAGCTCCAGGAGCGTCCGCCGCCGGCGCTGGCCGCCGCCGAGCGGGCCGAGGTGGACGCCTTCCTGCGCTGGGCCGCCGAGCACCACTTCACGTTCATCGGCTACCGCGCCTACCGCCTCTGCCAGGGCGACGACGGTCTCTGCCTGGTGCCGGAGCCGGAAGGGGCGTACGGGATCCTGCGCGACGCCCCGGCCGACGTCTCGGTGCGTTTCGCGGCCCTCCCGCCAGAGGTGCAGCAGCGTGCCCTGGAGCCCGAGCCGCTGATCCTCACCCAGTCCAATTCGCGCTCGCCGGTACACCGTCCCGGGCCCATGGACTACCTGGGGGTCAAGCGCTTTGACGAGCAGGGGCGGGTGGTGGGGGAGCACCGCTTCCTCGGCCTCTACACCTCGGCAGCCTACTACCGCAGTGCCCAGGAGATCCCGCTCCTGCGGCGCAAGGTGGCGGCAGTCCTCCAGCGTGCCGGCTACCCGCCGGAGAGTCACGCCGGTAAGGCGCTGCTCAACATCCTCGAGACCTATCCCCGGGACGAGCTGTTTCAGATCGACGTCGACGAACTCGAGCGCATCGCCCGCGCTGTGCTGCACCTGCGCGAGCGCCCCCGGGTGCGCCTGCTGGTGCGCTACGACCCCTGGCAGCGCTTCGCCTCCTGCCTGGTCTACGTCCCCCGGGAGCGCTACGACACCGCCAACCGGCAGCGCATCCAGGGTTGCCTGGAGCAGGCCCTGGGGGCGCCGGAGAGCGATTTCAGCGTGCAGCTCGGTGAGTCGCTGCTGGCCCGGATCCGTTTCATCCTGCCGCTGCCGGGGCCCGGTGTGCCCGACGTCAACCTGCGGGCCCTGGAGCAGCGCCTGGCCGAGGCCGTCCGCTCCTGGGCGGACGGCCTCCAGGAGGCCCTGCAGGAGCGCCTGGGCGAGGAGCAGGGGAGCCGCCTGGCGCAGCGCTACGCCGACGCCTTCCCGGTGGCTTACCGGCAGACGGTGCCCACCCGTGTGGCGGCCCAGGATGTCGAGCGGGTCGAGCGCGTCAACGCCGGGGTGGGCCCGCAGATGGTCCTCTACCACCCCCTGGAGGCCGGTGACGGGGGGCTGCGCTTCAAGCTCTTCCACGGGGCCCGGCCGGCCAGCCTCTCCGACGCCCTGCCGGTGCTCGAGCACATGGGGCTGCGGGTGGTCGATGAGCAGCCCTTCGAGGTCCTAGCCGCCGACGCCCCGGTGTGCTGGATTCACGACTTCGGCCTGTCCTGGGAGGGGGCGGGCCGGTTCGATACCCAGTCGGTGGCCGAGCGCTTCCGCGACGCCTTCGCGGCGGTATGGGCGCAGGCGGCCGAGAGCGACGGCTTCAACCGCCTGGTCCTGGCTGCCGGTCTGGACTGGCGGGAGGTGGCCCTGCTCCGCGCCTACGCCCGTTATCTGCGTCAGATCGGCAGCGCCTTCTCCCAGGCGTACATGGCCGAGACCCTGGCCGCGCATCCGCGTATCGCCGCGCTGCTGGTGGCGCTGTTCCACGCCCGCTTCGACCCCGAGCGCGCCGACGCCGAGCGGGCCGCCGCCGAGGTAGTCGCCATCCGCGAGGCGCTGCACGGTGTGGCCAGCCTGGATCAGGACCGGATCCTGCGCCAGCTCCTGGCGGCGCTGGAGGCGACCGTCCGGACGAACCACTACGCCGTCCAGCCGGGCGCACCGCTGGCCCTCAAGCTGCGCCCGGCTGGCATCCCCGATCTGCCCCGGCCGGTGCCTTGGGCCGAGGTCTTCGTCTACGCCCCGGCCTTCGAGGGGGTCCACCTGCGGGGCGGGGAGGTTGCCCGCGGCGGTTTGCGCTGGTCGACCCGGCGGGAGGACTACCGCAGCGAGGTGCTCGGCCTGATGAAGGCGCAGATCGTCAAGAACGCCGCCATCGTGCCGGTCGGGGCCAAGGGCGGGTTCGTGGTCAAGGACCTCCCCGAGGCGGGGGCCGCGCAGCGTGAGGCGGTGCGGGCCGCCTATCGCGCCTACATCGACGCGCTGCTGCAGATCACCGACAACCTGCGCGATGGCCGGGCGGTGGCGCCGCAGGGCGTGCTGCGCCACGACGGCGACGATCCCTACCTGGTGGTCGCGGCGGACAAGGGTACGGCCAGCTTCTCGGATCTGGCCAACAGCGTCTCGGCAGCCCACGCCTTCTGGCTGGACGACGCCTTCGCCTCTGGAGGTTCGGCTGGCTACGACCACAAGGCGATGGGCATCACCGCGCGCGGTGCCTGGGAGTCGGTGCGGCGGCACTTCCGCGAACTCGGCCGGGATGTGCAGCGGGAATCGGTGACCGTGGTCGGCATCGGCGACATGTCCGGCGACGTCTTCGGCAACGGCATGCTCTGCTCCGAGCAGATCCGTCTGCTCGCCGCCTTTGATCACCGCCACGTCTTCATTGACCCGGAGCCCGACCCGGCCCGCGCCTACGCGGAACGCCAGCGGCTTTTCGCCCTGGAGGCGTCGAGCTGGGCGGACTACGACCCGGATCGAATCTCCGCCGGGGGCGGCGTCTATCCGCGCAGTGCCAAGTCCGTCTCCCTCTCTGCCGAGGCGTGCCGGGCGCTGGGGATCGAGACCGCCGAGCTGACCCCGGACGAGCTGATCCAGGCGGTGCTGCGCGCGCCGGTGGACCTGCTGTGGAACGGCGGTATCGGCACCTACGTCAAGGCCCGGGAGCAGAGCCATGCCGAGGTCGGTGACAAGGCCACCGACAGCGTTCGGGTCGATGCCCGGCAGCTGCGCTGCCGGGTGGTGGGCGAGGGGGGCAACCTGGGCTTCACCCAGGCGGCGCGGGTCGAGTACGCCGCCGCCGGCGGCCGGATCAACACCGACGCCATCGACAACGTCGGCGGCGTGGCCTGCTCGGACTACGAGGTCAACATCAAGATCCTGCTCAATGGCGCCCGCGACGACGGGGAGCTGACCGGCCGGCACCGGGACGCCCTGCTCGCCGAGATGACCGAGCAGGTTGCCGAGCGGGTGCTTGAGACCTGTCGCGCCCAGGCCGGTGCCCTGAGCCTGGCCGAGGCCGAGGCCCCGGCACGCCTCGATGAGCACGTCGAGCTGATGCGCCGGCTTGAGCGCGACGGCATCCTCGACCGGAGCCTGGAGGGGCTGCCCGACGACGAGGCGCTGGCGGAGCGGGCTGCCCGGGGGGTGGGGCTGCTGCGCCCCGAGCTGGCGGTCCTCCTGGCGTACGCCAAGATCGTCACCCAGCGCGAGCTGCGTGCCACGGCCCTGCTCGACGAGGCGTTCATGGAGCCGCTGCTGTTCGAGTACTTTCCGCCGGCGCTCGGCGAGCGCTATCCGGAGCGGATCCGTCGCCACCGCCTGCGCCGGGAGCTGATTGCCACCGCCGCCGCCAACCGGGTCGTCAACCGCATGGGCGAGACCTTCTGCGTCCGCATGGCGGCGCGTTCCGGCTGCGCGGTGGCCGAGGTGGTCCGCGCGTGGTACGTCGCCGAGGCCATGTTTGGTCTAGACACCGCCTGGGAGGGGGTTGAGGCGCGGGTCGACGACGTGGAGCACGCTGTGGTGACGGAGCGGCTCCAGGGGCTGCGCGACCTCCACGAGCACGCCACCCTGTGGCTGCTGCGTAACGCGGGGGCCGAGGTGGGCGAGGCGGGCGCTGCAGCGGCGGTGGCCCGGGTGCAACCGAGCCTGCAGCGGCTCAGCGAGCATCTGGTCGAGCTGTTGCCCGACGCCCAGGCTGACGCCCTGATGGCCGAGGGTCAGCGGCTGGAGCAGGCCGGTCTGCCGCCGGCGCTGGCTCGGCGCGTGGCGGCCCTGCCGGCGCTCTACCCGGCCCTGGACTGGGTCAAGGTCGCCGAGGCCACCGGGGCCGACGAGCTGGCCATCGCAGCCAGTTACTTCCAGCTGGTGGAGCGGCTCGGGCTGGCCGAGCTGCGCCATCGGCTGGAGCGGCTCGAGGCGCAGGATGGCTGGCAGGTGCGCTTCCGCGAGGGGCTGGTGGCGGATTACGATCTCCAGTTGCGTGGCCTGACGGCGCAGCTGGTGACCGCCCGCGGGGCCGATCCGGCGGCGGTCGAGCCTCTCCTGGACGAGCGCCGCGTGGCGGTGGAGCGGCTGCAGGCGGTTCTGACCGAGGTGCAGCAGGGCGCGGCGCCGGGGAGCGCCGTGCTGGCGGTGGCGGTCCAGGAACTCAAGGCGCTGGTCCAGGTGGGCGATGCCCGGCGTTTCTCCGAACCCTGA
- the lpdA gene encoding dihydrolipoyl dehydrogenase: MAEQQVKVPDIGGFEAVEVIEVLVGPGDRIESEQSLITLESDKASMEVPASAAGVVREVHVAVGDTVSEGAPILTLEAEAEADAAGGNEERAAPPGESAEAPSPGPVEPTAPAPAAAAAGAPQDPDCDVVVLGAGPGGYSAAFRAADLGLKVVLVDRYPVLGGVCLNVGCIPSKALLHAAKVVDEADQFAAHGIAFGKPKIDLEQLNDWKRGIIKQLTQGLAGIAKQRKVEVVTGEAAFADAHHLHVSGDDGARTISFRHCIVAAGSRPAIPPSLAVDDPRVMDSTGALKLEEIPDRLLVVGGGIIGLEMASVYSGLGSKVTVVELSDRLMPGADPDLVKVLRKRLAKRCEAIHLNTEVTGVKANKKSLTVTMNGQDAPESDRFDRILVAVGRRPNSDRIGVEAAGLAPGEDGCLSVDEHMRTAVPHIHAVGDIVGQPMLAHKAVHEGKVAAEVIAGEKSAWDARAIPSVAYTDPEVAWVGLTEEQAKAEGVAYEKGAFPWAANGRALSLDASDGVSKILFDAETGRVLGGGIVGPGAGDLIGEIGLALEMGADAHDIGLTVHPHPTLSETVAMAAEMASGSITDLLPPKKRK, encoded by the coding sequence ATGGCTGAGCAACAGGTCAAGGTACCGGATATCGGCGGCTTCGAGGCCGTAGAGGTTATCGAGGTGCTGGTCGGCCCCGGGGATCGGATCGAGTCCGAACAGTCGCTGATCACGCTGGAGTCCGACAAGGCGAGCATGGAGGTGCCGGCCTCCGCCGCCGGCGTGGTCCGCGAGGTCCATGTGGCGGTGGGCGACACCGTCTCCGAAGGGGCGCCCATCCTGACCCTCGAGGCGGAGGCGGAGGCGGACGCGGCAGGTGGCAACGAGGAGCGCGCGGCGCCCCCGGGCGAGTCGGCCGAGGCGCCGTCGCCGGGTCCGGTCGAGCCGACCGCGCCAGCCCCGGCGGCGGCAGCTGCTGGCGCGCCGCAGGACCCGGACTGCGACGTGGTGGTCCTGGGGGCGGGGCCGGGCGGCTACAGTGCCGCCTTTCGGGCCGCCGATCTGGGCCTGAAGGTGGTGCTGGTGGATCGCTACCCGGTCCTCGGCGGCGTCTGCCTCAACGTCGGGTGTATCCCCTCCAAGGCGCTGCTCCACGCCGCCAAGGTGGTGGACGAGGCCGATCAATTCGCTGCCCACGGGATCGCCTTCGGCAAGCCGAAGATCGATCTGGAGCAGCTCAACGACTGGAAGCGCGGCATCATCAAGCAGCTGACCCAGGGGCTGGCGGGGATCGCCAAGCAGCGCAAGGTCGAGGTGGTCACCGGCGAAGCGGCCTTTGCCGACGCCCACCACCTGCACGTGTCGGGGGACGACGGCGCACGCACGATCAGCTTCCGGCACTGCATCGTCGCGGCCGGCTCGCGTCCGGCGATCCCGCCGTCGCTGGCGGTGGACGATCCGCGGGTGATGGACTCCACCGGTGCGCTCAAGCTTGAGGAGATCCCGGACCGGCTGTTGGTGGTCGGTGGCGGCATCATCGGTCTGGAGATGGCCTCGGTCTACTCCGGGCTGGGTAGCAAGGTCACCGTTGTCGAACTCTCCGACCGGCTCATGCCGGGAGCCGATCCGGACCTGGTCAAGGTGCTGCGCAAGCGCCTGGCCAAACGCTGTGAGGCGATCCACCTGAACACCGAGGTGACCGGGGTCAAGGCCAACAAGAAGTCGCTGACCGTCACCATGAACGGTCAGGACGCGCCGGAGAGCGACCGCTTCGATCGCATCCTGGTGGCCGTCGGCCGCCGCCCGAACAGTGACCGGATCGGGGTTGAGGCCGCCGGCCTGGCGCCGGGGGAGGACGGGTGCCTGAGCGTGGACGAGCACATGCGTACCGCGGTGCCGCATATTCACGCCGTGGGCGATATCGTCGGCCAGCCCATGCTGGCGCACAAGGCGGTGCACGAGGGTAAGGTGGCCGCCGAGGTGATCGCCGGCGAGAAGAGTGCCTGGGACGCCCGGGCCATCCCGTCGGTGGCCTACACCGATCCGGAGGTCGCCTGGGTGGGGCTGACCGAGGAGCAGGCGAAGGCCGAGGGGGTGGCCTACGAGAAGGGGGCCTTCCCGTGGGCGGCCAATGGCCGTGCGCTGTCGCTGGATGCCAGTGACGGTGTTTCCAAGATCCTCTTCGATGCGGAGACCGGGCGGGTGCTCGGCGGCGGCATTGTCGGCCCCGGCGCCGGCGATCTGATCGGCGAGATCGGTCTGGCCCTGGAGATGGGGGCGGACGCCCACGACATCGGTCTGACGGTTCATCCCCACCCGACGCTCTCCGAGACGGTGGCTATGGCGGCGGAGATGGCCAGCGGCAGCATCACCGACCTGCTACCGCCGAAGAAGCGCAAGTAG
- the ubiU gene encoding ubiquinone anaerobic biosynthesis protein UbiU encodes MELLCPAGNLTALRAAVDNGADTVYIGFRDATNARHFPGLNFTPEQAARGVEYAHQRGVRVLVAVNSYVQAGGWSQWQRSIDEAARIGADAVIVADLGLLEYTAEQWPDLGLHLSVQASATTPEALDFYKRCYGVSRAVLPRVLSIQQVEALAGDTDVELEVFGFGSLCVMAEGRCLLSSYATGESPNTVGACSPAWAVQWQETPEGREARLGGLLIDRFAPDEPAGYPTICKGRYEVEGALEHAFESPTSLETAELLPRLKRAGIHAVKIEGRQRSPAYVGKVTRIWRQLIDRIPEAEGDYTPDPAQVAALREFSEGATTTLGPYERNWQ; translated from the coding sequence ATGGAACTGCTCTGCCCGGCCGGTAACCTGACCGCCCTGCGCGCCGCCGTGGACAACGGGGCCGATACGGTCTACATCGGCTTCCGGGACGCCACCAATGCCCGCCACTTCCCCGGCCTCAACTTCACCCCGGAGCAGGCCGCGCGCGGGGTCGAATACGCCCACCAGCGGGGCGTACGGGTCCTTGTGGCCGTCAACTCCTACGTCCAGGCTGGCGGCTGGTCGCAGTGGCAGCGTTCCATCGACGAGGCGGCGCGTATCGGCGCCGACGCCGTCATTGTTGCCGACCTGGGCCTACTGGAATATACCGCCGAGCAGTGGCCGGATCTCGGCCTGCACCTCTCCGTCCAGGCCTCCGCCACCACCCCCGAGGCCCTCGACTTCTACAAACGGTGCTACGGGGTCAGCCGTGCCGTACTGCCCCGCGTGCTCTCCATCCAGCAGGTCGAGGCGCTGGCGGGCGACACCGACGTCGAACTTGAAGTCTTCGGCTTCGGCTCCCTGTGTGTCATGGCCGAAGGGCGCTGCCTGCTCTCCTCCTACGCCACCGGCGAGTCGCCCAACACCGTGGGTGCCTGCTCGCCGGCCTGGGCCGTGCAGTGGCAGGAGACCCCCGAGGGCCGCGAGGCGCGGCTGGGCGGGTTGTTGATCGATCGCTTTGCGCCGGACGAGCCGGCGGGCTACCCGACCATCTGCAAAGGGCGTTACGAGGTCGAGGGGGCCTTGGAGCACGCCTTCGAGTCGCCCACCAGCCTCGAGACCGCCGAGTTGCTGCCCCGGCTCAAGCGGGCCGGTATCCACGCGGTGAAGATCGAAGGGCGGCAGCGCAGCCCGGCCTACGTCGGCAAGGTGACGCGCATCTGGCGGCAGCTGATCGACCGTATCCCGGAGGCCGAGGGCGACTACACCCCGGATCCGGCGCAGGTGGCGGCCCTGCGAGAGTTCTCCGAGGGGGCGACCACCACCCTCGGTCCCTACGAGCGCAATTGGCAGTGA
- the ubiT gene encoding ubiquinone anaerobic biosynthesis accessory factor UbiT, whose translation MKRPQFDQALPLLLTPLRFVPGPVNAAVVPALLQQVLADALADGELEILVDRTLALEVTDARLAYGFTLRDGRLATADPAGADVTIRGDAAAFLALAGGAADPDMLFFRRRLSVEGDVALGLSVKNLLESYEPRHRLPGPLCRALEAAAARVKV comes from the coding sequence ATGAAAAGACCGCAATTCGATCAGGCCCTGCCGCTGCTGCTGACGCCGCTGCGCTTCGTGCCGGGGCCGGTCAATGCCGCGGTGGTGCCGGCGCTGCTGCAGCAGGTGCTGGCCGACGCCCTGGCCGACGGTGAGCTGGAGATCCTGGTCGACCGGACCCTGGCTCTGGAGGTCACCGATGCCCGGCTGGCCTATGGCTTCACTCTCCGCGATGGACGGCTGGCCACGGCCGACCCTGCCGGCGCGGATGTCACCATCCGCGGCGACGCTGCTGCCTTCCTGGCGCTGGCCGGTGGCGCGGCCGACCCGGACATGCTCTTCTTCCGGCGGCGGCTCAGCGTCGAGGGCGATGTCGCCCTGGGGCTGTCGGTGAAGAACCTCCTGGAGAGCTACGAGCCCCGTCATCGGCTGCCGGGCCCCCTGTGCCGGGCCCTCGAAGCGGCGGCTGCCCGGGTCAAGGTCTAG
- a CDS encoding U32 family peptidase: MKIAIGPILYHWPAAEIRQFYDGLRGQVDTFYLGETVCGRRRELRPEDWIGLGRELAEEGHEVVLSTLSLVEARSEASVVRRLCDNGELRVEANDFTAVSELERRRLPFVAGPILNLYSGRALRAMQRAGAVRWVPPMELPGASLRGVLSELTELGGETMETEVFAYGRQPLAFSARCFSARHYDRPKDDCGFVCGHHPEGLPVTTRAGEPFLVINGIQTQSWGCANLLPAVPEMQQMGVTAVRLSPRPGAMDQVVAAFRSAIAGETVTLREPESAQQCDGYWWGDAGHTRKALETGMAE, from the coding sequence ATGAAGATCGCGATCGGGCCGATTCTCTACCACTGGCCGGCCGCCGAGATCCGGCAGTTCTACGACGGGCTGCGCGGCCAGGTCGATACCTTCTACCTGGGGGAGACGGTCTGCGGCCGCCGCCGCGAGCTGCGCCCCGAGGACTGGATCGGATTGGGTCGCGAGCTGGCCGAGGAGGGCCACGAGGTGGTGCTCTCCACCCTGAGCCTGGTCGAGGCGCGCTCAGAGGCCTCGGTGGTTCGGCGGCTTTGCGACAACGGCGAGTTGCGGGTCGAGGCCAACGACTTCACCGCAGTCAGCGAACTTGAACGCCGGCGCCTGCCCTTCGTCGCGGGGCCGATCCTGAACCTCTACAGCGGACGGGCCCTGCGCGCCATGCAGCGGGCCGGCGCGGTGCGCTGGGTTCCCCCGATGGAGTTGCCCGGGGCGTCCCTGCGCGGGGTCCTGAGCGAACTCACGGAGCTCGGTGGCGAGACCATGGAGACCGAGGTGTTCGCCTACGGCCGTCAGCCGCTGGCCTTCTCCGCCCGATGCTTCTCGGCCCGTCACTACGATCGCCCCAAGGACGACTGCGGGTTCGTCTGTGGTCACCATCCCGAGGGATTGCCAGTCACCACGCGGGCCGGTGAACCGTTCCTGGTCATCAACGGCATCCAGACCCAGTCCTGGGGGTGTGCCAACCTGCTCCCGGCCGTCCCGGAGATGCAGCAGATGGGTGTCACCGCGGTGCGCCTGTCCCCGCGTCCAGGGGCGATGGATCAGGTCGTGGCCGCATTCCGCTCCGCCATCGCCGGCGAAACGGTGACGCTGCGCGAGCCGGAGTCGGCGCAGCAGTGCGATGGCTACTGGTGGGGCGATGCCGGACACACCCGAAAGGCCCTCGAGACGGGGATGGCGGAGTGA